The nucleotide sequence TCTGCGCCGCCTCGGCCTTGGCCAGGCCGTAGGCCGTGGAACCGGCGTAACGGGAAAACCGCTCCACCGCGTCCTTGAAATAGCCTTGCACCACCTCGCCATGCCGGCCGCTGCGCCGGATGGACTGGGACCGGAACCCACGCGCCTTGACCTCGTCGGCCAACGCCTCCAGGATCTCGCCCACGAGCCCGGCCTCCACGTCCTCGCCCACCTGGTTGACGGCCGTCTCCACGGTCTTGGCCAACTCCAACGTCTTGATGACGCCCTGGGTGGCCTCCGGCAGCTTCTCCAGGCGCGTCACCGTGTCCATCGCCCATCCGGCGCGCGCCATCTCCAGCCGCAGTTTCTCGGCCGATCTGCGCCATTCCTTATGGGCCCGGAACCGCTCCTCACTGCCGTCGGTCCCTGTCCGCCGCCCGCGCACCACGAAATCCCCTGCCTCGCGCAGGCGCGGGGCGTAGAAGCCGCGCAACTGGCCCATGCGCTCCACCATTTCGGCAAAGCTGAAGGTCGTGCCGTTTTCATCGGTCAGGCGCACGTCGGCCAGCCGACCCTTGATGGTGACGCCGTCTTTGCGCGCGGCCGCGACCACGGCCTTCACCTTATCGGCGTAGGGGGCCAGGGCGTCGGCAAGAATCCTGTCCGCGTTGTAGGCCGCCGCGTCAAAAGCCCTTGCCGCTTCGACCGGAATGCCGGCCTCGATCAGCCGGCGCGTGACGGCGCGGGCATAGCCGGCCCGCGCCTTGTCCACGAGCCTGCGATAAGCGGCCAGACGGGCATCGAGAAGCCGGTCATAGGCCGCCCGCATGGCGCGCCATAGGCCGATGGTTTCGGCCTTGGCCCCATGGTCGGCAAACCACGTCTCCATGGCTTCCGGCCCGATCTCGTTGACGTCGGCGTAATCCACGCCTTCATTGAGAATATCCCGTTGCTGCGGATCCTTGAGGATGCGCCGGGCCTCGGAGGCGATGGTCTTGCCGTCGCCCAGGTCAAAGGCGTCATGCAGGATCTCGTGGGCGCGGTCGGTGCGGCTCCGGAAGATGTCGTACAGCCGGCGCAGGACCGGATGCTGCCAGTATTCCGGCGAGCGCAGGATTTTCCCCAGCACGCCGGTTTCCCTGGTCAGCTCGCGCACGGACGGCAGGAACGAGCGGATGGTGGTCGTGGCTTCGTCCTTGAGCCAGGGGGCCAGCTCGCGCTTTTCGCTCGGCGCGCCGGCAAGGTCGCCGGCCCGGGAAAAGCGGGGGGCGTCGCCTGCCGGCGGCAGGCCTTGTTCGTACTTGACGAGATCAACTTCCGTGAATATTTTTCTCTTGTCCCTGGTTGGCATCTCTGTGGGCAATTGGAGCCCGAAAGATCTCTGCCAACCGGGGACTTTTGTTTTGTCCCGATAGAGCAACAACCCTTCCCGAATCTGCCGCGCCACCCAGGACGGCCCTGCGTCCTTGGCGTACACGCTGGCGACCTCGTTGATCTCCGCGCGCCCTTCCCGGACATTGAGATGCACCGCCGCCACCAGGAACGAATCCTGATGCGGCAACTCCGTCACCACCACCAGACTGTCCGTCCAGGTGGCCGATTTCAGGACAAGCACAGGCCGTTCGAGGGCTTGCGGCAACTGCTGCAGCACTTCCGGTGAAACCCCGTGCTTCCCGCCTGCATCCGCCCCTTTCAGTATTTTATTCGCTTTTGCCTGGGTCATTTGCAGGGGCAGATCATGGCCCCCCAGCAGCCCGATCACCGGCGGCGTTCCGCCAAGGTCGAGGCGCTCGTGGGGAAGAAACCGATTGCCCAGAAAATCATCCACCTGCTGCGCCCAGGAAGCCCCGTCCCCGCGCGAAAACGCCGGCGCGGCAGCCAGCGGCTGCCCCAGCGGCGCGATGAAATCCAGCCCTTTGCCGTCTACAAAGTCGTCGGCCTGGGCCAGCAGCTGGCGCAGTTCGGCCCGGGTCAATTCCAGCGTCGGGAAGATCGACCGCACCCAGACCGCGATTTTCGACAGCAGCCGGTCCAGGGCGCGGTGCACCGTGCCGTCCTTGGCCCAGGCCACCAGGATTTCCTCGGCCGCCTCGGCCCGGGTTTCCCGGGTGGAGTCCAGGCCTTGGCGCGTAAGCCAGTGCGACACCTCCCGGGGCATGGCCTGGGCCGCCTTGCGCATGTACTCCTCACGTTCCTGGGAGCCGCCCAGAACCCGGTCCAGTCCGGCATGGCGGCCTTCATGGCGCAACAGCGTCTGCACGAACGCCGTCTGCCCTGCCTTGACCGTGGGGATATTCCCGGCCACCAGGGCAATGCGTTTCGTCTCGGCGTCATAGACCCCATGGAACCGCCCGGACAGCCCGGCCTCCTCCACCGCCTCGCGCAGATCCGACGGCATATCGGCCTCGGACGGGTACACATCCACGATGCCCTGCAGGGCCGGAAACTGTGAAAGCCCCTGCCGCAGCTCGGCCGCCACGGCCTGAGCCACAGTCCCGGCAGGAAAAGGGGAACGTGAAAACAGGGATTGCCCCTTGTCTTCCGGTTCGACGGAAATTATATTTGCTTCTGAAGCTCCCTCCTGCCGGGAAATACCAGAACCGGTCGGAGCGTAGGCGGCGGCGAGGTTAACCCTTGCGCCGCCATCTTCATTTTCCCACCCCGTCAAGAGCCACACCTGCCGATTGCCATGCCGATACAGCGAGAGCACTGCGGTGTGGCCCGCGTAGGCGATGCGTACACGCTCGCCTGTTGTTCCCTCTCCCTGCCTGGCGACAATTTGCCCGTGTGCGATGACAGCCGGCATTCTCCTGGCGACCGAAACGCCGTCAGCCCCCTCCAGATTGCGTTGCTCTACCAGATGGGCAAGCCCCTCGCCGCCCACTAAACGCCCTTTGGCATTGAGTTTTCCAGGCTCTCCGTAAATAAAGACAATGTCGCCGAGATCCGGCCGGGCCATGCCGACCATTTCCCCAGTCTTGTCCTCCAGCAGCTTTTCAATCGCCGCTTCGCCGCGCGCCTGTTCCACCAGCGGATCGGCTGCGGCCGGTTTCCTGTCCGCTACCGTGTCGGAGCGTTGGAACATCGCCACGCCCCGGCCCGTCTCCTTCGTCTTGACCGTCGCAAAGAAGTGGTCGAAGGCCGCGTTTATGGCCTTACGTTCCGCGCCTTCGGGATAGGGCCGGATGTTGAGCAGCCGAAACTCCAGCATGGCGTTGTTCGCGCCGTAGACCAGGAAATCGCTGCGGCCGCCGCCCTGGGCCGCCTTGTCCTCGACGTAGGCGGCAAACGCCCGGGCGGCCAGCTCGTGGGGTTCGCTCCAGTAATCCGACGTCCGGCCCTGATCCATGAGGTAGGCCGCGCGCCGGTACTCCGTGGGGATCTGCTTGGTCTTTTCGGTCTGGCTTCTGGCGTCTTCCAGCATCTTCGCCCGTCTGGCGAAGTCCTGGACATTGGCCGCCAGCGAATTGAACGGACCTGTCCTTTCGGCGTTGAACCCGCTGCGGCCGCGCACCTCCTTGTAGATCGCGGCCAGGCCGTCGAGGATGTCGTTGCTCGACCGGTAGGAGCCAAACCGGCTGCGCTGCCGTCCCTGGGCTTCGTTGCTGCGCATCTCCAGGGCCAGATTGTCGCCGCGCAACAGCTGCTCGGCCAGGACGTCAAAACGCGTCAACTGCTCGGCCGTGGCCGGCGCGCGCTTCCTGCCCCATTGGGCTTCCTGGGCAAGGCCGGCCCGGATGTCGTTCAGGTTGCGTTCCAGAGTGCCCCGGGCCCGGCTGACGAACCGCTCGGCCTTTTCCGTGTCCTCCCGGTACTGCTCCGCCTTGTAGGCGATGTCAGCCAGGAGTTTTTCATAAGCCGCCCGCAACGCCTCGCGCACCTGGGACTTGCGGCTTGCCCCATGGCTCAGGAAATCCTGGCCCGTGGATGAGCTCGCGGCAAAGACCTGGTCGCCGCGTTTGTTTTCGACCTTCTCGGACGACGCCTTCGTGTCCTGGCGCGCAAGGTAATGGTCCAGGGCATGGAACCATTCATGGGCCAGGGAGCCGGCCCCGGTCATCTTGGTGAGGTTGATGACCCCGTAATCCCGCTCATAATGGGCCTTGGCGCTGGAAAGCCCCCGGCCCCGCGCGCCGAAGGCCAGGGCCAGGTCGCCGTTCAGGGACAGCGCCCTGGGCGGCACATTCAGGATCTCGGCCAGATCCAGCAGGCCGTCATAGGCGTGGTTGAGCACTTCCTGGCGCTCGGCCTGGTCGTTCCAGTCCCCGAACTCCACGCCGCGAAAGCCGAACGTATCCAGGAAGTCCTGGCCCTTAGCCGGCCCTTTGCGCCGGAGCGCGCCTTTCCGGAAGACTTTTTCCGGCCGGGCCAGGATCTCCTCGCCAAAGCCGGTCCTGGTATTGAGGATGTCCTCGGCATGTTCCGCCATATAGCGCTTGGCGTCTTCCTCGCTGGCGAATCCGTCCTTGATGACCACGGTCTTGCGGTCCGTGACCTTCCGGTAGATCTCCCAGGCCTCGCCGCGCCTACCGACCCGGTGCTTGAGCGACACGGCCGCCAGGGGAATGGCTGCTTCGGCCTCCTCCTTGGAGTCGAACTTGAATCTCCCGGTGCGCAACGTGCCTTTCTGGTCGGCAATGGACCAATAGGTTTTGTCTTCGCCCGAGCGGAAGCCGGTTTCACTGACCTGGACAGCGACAAATCGTTTCCGCCAGGCCGGGACGGTCTCGTCATTCCCGGGCAGCCGCACGCGCGGTCCGGTCGGCGTGGCCGTGTCCTTGCGCGAACCGCCGATCTTCTCGCCAAGGGTGAGGCCCAAGGTTTCGCCCGTGTCCGGAGCTGCCGTCTGAGGGATTGCTCCGGGCTGGCTTGCTGCGGCTACCTCCTGCCCCTGGCCGGTTACGGGCGCTTGCCCGGCAACGGTTCCGGCCTCCCCGGCCGGCGCAGCCGCCGGAGCCTGGACGCCCTGGGACGCCGCGCCGGAGGCCGGGACTTCCTTCGGAACTGCCGTGGGCGTTTTTGCAGCCCCGCCGACCACGGCATCATACGCCGACCGCAGCTGCGGTTCTTGCGTGTCGGCTATCGCCTCCAGGAAACCCAGCCGCGACTTCCGGCCCGGCTTGAGGCCAAGGGCCTTGCCCAGGGCGTTTTGCTGCTCACGCGAAAGCGCCTGCAAGGCCTGCCCCCGCGTCCTGGCGTTCATGGGGTGCGGCGGCTCCGGTGGGCGGCGCGCAGCCGCCACGGCCTCGTCCGGCGTCTTTCCGGCGGCGAGGCTGATCTGATGCACGTCGGAACCGGCAAGGGGGGTCAGCACCGCGTAATGCGGCGGCATCCCCGCGCCCATGACGTTGGCGACCTTGAACCCGTCATGGACGACCACCGGCAACGCGACCTCCCGATCGCCGGACAGGACCTTGGCCGTCTCAACCTGCGCCGGCTGGCCGGAATCCTCCGGCACGCCTGGGGGTTCGACCGGCTTTTTCGCGTGGGGTGTCCCGGGAGCAACCGAAATGGCGGCGGGATTGGCCGGCCTTGCGGCATTGCCCTGGCCGCCCAGCCCAGGGGTTTGCGCTTCCGGGCTGGCGGTTTTGGGCTGTCCGGCAGCGACAGCGAGGTATCCAGCAACGTTTTGGACCTGTCCAACAATGCCGGCCGACGCCTGCTCCCCGATCTCCACCAGCGGAATTTCCCCAGTCGGCTGCGCGGCCGCCTCCTGGCGTGGGGCCTGGGGCTGTCCGGCAGCGGCAGCAAGATATCCAGCAACGTGGCCGACCTGTCCAATATCGTTCCGGAGCTGTCCAACAACGGCCGTTGTCGCCTTCTCCCCCACTTCCGCCAGCGGAATCTCCCCGGTGGGCAGCGCGGCCGGGGCAGCCGTTGCGGCATCCGGCCGGGCGGAAGCCTTTTGCCGGCCGTCCGTTAGGGACGACAGGGCCGGAGCACCGGGGGGCACCGGGCCAGCGTCTTCCAGGAAGCTGTCGAGCCGGCCAGGAAACGGCGCGGCATGGGATTCCTGATAACGCCGTTCCACGGCGTCAGGTTCGTTCCAGCCCCGGGCCGCGTCTTCGGCCGTCACAATGGCCGCAACCAGCGCGTCGCTCTTGATCCGGTCCGGTTTGTCGATGCCCAGGCCGGCGGCCAGAGTGTTCAATTCGCTCTTGGCCAGGGCCGTCAGGGCGGCCGTCCGGTCCGGCCCGCCCAGAGCTTGGCCTGCCGTGGAGGTGTCCTGCGGGAGGGGCTGAGAGACTTCGGCCACAGGGGCTGCGCCGGCCAAAAAATCG is from Solidesulfovibrio magneticus RS-1 and encodes:
- a CDS encoding PLxRFG domain-containing protein, whose translation is MADLAWLDAELAQEQARRSAAAGVGGLPDAGEPGFWGDVRLSGKVIGQGLYSAVADVLPKTVAEAVRGGDVPLRPEETFAGRAITGQQKDLERWNLPPQEAERELFGVIKARDVQEGLQNLGYSAGSMVAGGLAGGLAGSVVPGAGNVAGALAGMAGAGLASGAVGYRATKDQFVDDMRRRLLEADPAMSEERWQEAKKAIESDASLYGLWEAVPEAVGSALTWGILKTPVGKLVESVPFIRNGAARAAATAGVKLGLDLPVELGTEAWTQHEQGAIEARQGLREAAPTWGEAFGEIAPQTTVATLATMGLGGAAEHFSPGARRARRESRVIGEAAQPEAIGQLSDEDLQAAMLRAGALFQERPSLELRDALAALENEASRRGEQTPAGPESMPQAEESAAAAPSGPDRAAVLTALAKSRLNDLAVGLGIAKPDRIKRKALVAAVLQAEEAARAWNEPDAVEARYREAHAAAFPGRQDDFLAGAAPVAEVSQPLPQDTSTAGQALGGPDRTAALTALAKSELNTLAAGLGIDKPDRIKSDALVAAIVTAEDAARGWNEPDAVERRYQESHAAPFPGRLDSFLEDAGPVPPGAPALSSLTDGRQKASARPDAATAAPAALPTGEIPLAEVGEKATTAVVGQLRNDIGQVGHVAGYLAAAAGQPQAPRQEAAAQPTGEIPLVEIGEQASAGIVGQVQNVAGYLAVAAGQPKTASPEAQTPGLGGQGNAARPANPAAISVAPGTPHAKKPVEPPGVPEDSGQPAQVETAKVLSGDREVALPVVVHDGFKVANVMGAGMPPHYAVLTPLAGSDVHQISLAAGKTPDEAVAAARRPPEPPHPMNARTRGQALQALSREQQNALGKALGLKPGRKSRLGFLEAIADTQEPQLRSAYDAVVGGAAKTPTAVPKEVPASGAASQGVQAPAAAPAGEAGTVAGQAPVTGQGQEVAAASQPGAIPQTAAPDTGETLGLTLGEKIGGSRKDTATPTGPRVRLPGNDETVPAWRKRFVAVQVSETGFRSGEDKTYWSIADQKGTLRTGRFKFDSKEEAEAAIPLAAVSLKHRVGRRGEAWEIYRKVTDRKTVVIKDGFASEEDAKRYMAEHAEDILNTRTGFGEEILARPEKVFRKGALRRKGPAKGQDFLDTFGFRGVEFGDWNDQAERQEVLNHAYDGLLDLAEILNVPPRALSLNGDLALAFGARGRGLSSAKAHYERDYGVINLTKMTGAGSLAHEWFHALDHYLARQDTKASSEKVENKRGDQVFAASSSTGQDFLSHGASRKSQVREALRAAYEKLLADIAYKAEQYREDTEKAERFVSRARGTLERNLNDIRAGLAQEAQWGRKRAPATAEQLTRFDVLAEQLLRGDNLALEMRSNEAQGRQRSRFGSYRSSNDILDGLAAIYKEVRGRSGFNAERTGPFNSLAANVQDFARRAKMLEDARSQTEKTKQIPTEYRRAAYLMDQGRTSDYWSEPHELAARAFAAYVEDKAAQGGGRSDFLVYGANNAMLEFRLLNIRPYPEGAERKAINAAFDHFFATVKTKETGRGVAMFQRSDTVADRKPAAADPLVEQARGEAAIEKLLEDKTGEMVGMARPDLGDIVFIYGEPGKLNAKGRLVGGEGLAHLVEQRNLEGADGVSVARRMPAVIAHGQIVARQGEGTTGERVRIAYAGHTAVLSLYRHGNRQVWLLTGWENEDGGARVNLAAAYAPTGSGISRQEGASEANIISVEPEDKGQSLFSRSPFPAGTVAQAVAAELRQGLSQFPALQGIVDVYPSEADMPSDLREAVEEAGLSGRFHGVYDAETKRIALVAGNIPTVKAGQTAFVQTLLRHEGRHAGLDRVLGGSQEREEYMRKAAQAMPREVSHWLTRQGLDSTRETRAEAAEEILVAWAKDGTVHRALDRLLSKIAVWVRSIFPTLELTRAELRQLLAQADDFVDGKGLDFIAPLGQPLAAAPAFSRGDGASWAQQVDDFLGNRFLPHERLDLGGTPPVIGLLGGHDLPLQMTQAKANKILKGADAGGKHGVSPEVLQQLPQALERPVLVLKSATWTDSLVVVTELPHQDSFLVAAVHLNVREGRAEINEVASVYAKDAGPSWVARQIREGLLLYRDKTKVPGWQRSFGLQLPTEMPTRDKRKIFTEVDLVKYEQGLPPAGDAPRFSRAGDLAGAPSEKRELAPWLKDEATTTIRSFLPSVRELTRETGVLGKILRSPEYWQHPVLRRLYDIFRSRTDRAHEILHDAFDLGDGKTIASEARRILKDPQQRDILNEGVDYADVNEIGPEAMETWFADHGAKAETIGLWRAMRAAYDRLLDARLAAYRRLVDKARAGYARAVTRRLIEAGIPVEAARAFDAAAYNADRILADALAPYADKVKAVVAAARKDGVTIKGRLADVRLTDENGTTFSFAEMVERMGQLRGFYAPRLREAGDFVVRGRRTGTDGSEERFRAHKEWRRSAEKLRLEMARAGWAMDTVTRLEKLPEATQGVIKTLELAKTVETAVNQVGEDVEAGLVGEILEALADEVKARGFRSQSIRRSGRHGEVVQGYFKDAVERFSRYAGSTAYGLAKAEAAQKAATALFATDGQGLDIRKEGEVYRLAVDYLAENLRNAEAGDRVFALAKSMASLKYLGFNAKSALVNLTSMATSVPAALHAYAMAGKGGWARIGREIVRAMGDYLGLMAGRSGRLTAGERAFMAQARRESLDDPQFAREALSVYRDTAGQAWTWAMGKALLLFGATERLNRGATLLAGYRLARAAGTDHATAIARARETSDRAHGVYDRASQPSWAWGTKLGARLGQGWYIYKKYGHNYLQLIHELFGKKDHAAGVFALAAPAALAGLGGHVAMALAKGLLTAVGGDEDPEKWLYAVISRNLGGGAEDLARFGLLGLLAGADLSGSMTMIDAPDSWVDVLGPVGGLGKDLLQAMGYLAGGQPGRAAEKALPSGAAKILQGIREYRQGVTTGSNYPVLEEGGKPLRPTLGEAAAKAAGFRPLREARARAKASEAIAEESGYAAKRDALYARFRAFALDGGTDADERDALLAAINTFNADAAVLGGRVAPITRESLLRQADRLERPTKRERARLGGQAGPMAAETLDVGDFEDVGHPYQAVRRAYAEAKARQDALREAGDFQGAARLRHETRLPRLRLLVGQVQAVRADMAELRTSQLPPEDKATRLLMLRGREKRAMDRAAEAYKTLFGAREP